The Litorilinea aerophila genome has a window encoding:
- a CDS encoding lasso RiPP family leader peptide-containing protein: MEPSKKPYAAPLLKEYGAVREVTQASTARGRKKKKK; the protein is encoded by the coding sequence ATGGAGCCATCTAAGAAGCCCTATGCGGCACCGCTGCTCAAGGAATACGGGGCAGTACGGGAGGTAACCCAGGCCAGCACCGCCCGGGGCCGCAAGAAGAAAAAGAAGTAA